A window of the Aureitalea marina genome harbors these coding sequences:
- a CDS encoding methylated-DNA--[protein]-cysteine S-methyltransferase codes for MERTRFETPLGPMILEMDDSGIQLLEFTEKSITPTNTSPSEELQKAIEQIRDYFDGKRSSFDLALAPKGTDFQRKVWQELINIPYGKTISYQELANRLGDPLVIRAAASANGRNPIAVIIPCHRVIGSDGSLTGYAGGLHRKKWLVEHEQPYQQGNLFE; via the coding sequence ATGGAACGGACTAGATTTGAAACTCCACTGGGCCCTATGATACTGGAAATGGACGATTCTGGCATACAGCTGTTGGAATTTACCGAAAAATCTATCACGCCTACCAACACCTCTCCATCAGAAGAACTGCAAAAAGCAATTGAACAGATCAGGGATTATTTCGACGGAAAAAGAAGTAGTTTTGATCTCGCTCTCGCGCCAAAAGGCACCGATTTTCAGCGCAAGGTTTGGCAGGAACTCATAAACATTCCTTACGGAAAGACCATCAGTTACCAGGAACTAGCCAATCGGCTTGGTGATCCACTGGTAATACGGGCAGCTGCCTCCGCCAATGGCCGAAACCCTATCGCCGTGATCATCCCCTGCCATCGGGTCATTGGAAGCGATGGTTCACTTACAGGATACGCCGGAGGCCTTCATCGCAAAAAGTGGCTGGTGGAACACGAACAACCCTACCAGCAAGGAAATTTATTCGAGTGA
- a CDS encoding serine hydrolase domain-containing protein, translating into MLKFLKRIFLGLIGLVVLIVIGLYITGNGYIVKGVRVVYMTGHTSAFIDDYAYFENVEIKASGQPQPWEEHQDYNKTPATDRLQAIHSELGTVAFLIIKNDSIWHEYYSDGYGTDSRSNSFSMAKSVISAMLGRALVDGSIQSLDQPVSDFIPRYEGAATTVGDLSSMASGLDWTEHYTSPFSITARAYYDDDLGSTILGQGITGTPAKEFEYLSGNTQLLAMVLEAATGKPLEQYLSENFWKPMGFEHPALWQVDDAENQLPKAYCCIASNARDFARFGKLYKDWGQWNGKTILDSTFVAKSIVPRFPESPEYGYGFWLSDHMFKQIFVMRGILGQYVITIPKDDVIIVRLGHQRGGRSGRPFSDDFYVYLEEAYQMMEGS; encoded by the coding sequence ATGCTGAAATTCCTCAAAAGGATATTCCTGGGACTGATCGGCTTGGTGGTCTTGATCGTGATTGGGTTGTATATAACTGGCAACGGTTATATTGTTAAGGGTGTGAGAGTTGTTTATATGACGGGGCATACCTCGGCCTTTATAGACGACTATGCTTATTTTGAGAATGTGGAGATCAAAGCTTCAGGGCAACCTCAACCTTGGGAAGAACATCAGGACTACAATAAGACCCCTGCAACAGACCGTTTACAAGCCATACATTCAGAATTGGGGACGGTAGCCTTTCTCATCATTAAGAACGACAGCATTTGGCACGAGTACTACAGCGATGGCTATGGCACCGATTCCAGGTCCAATTCCTTTTCCATGGCCAAAAGTGTGATCAGTGCTATGTTGGGAAGGGCCCTGGTAGATGGTTCCATACAAAGCCTAGATCAACCCGTTTCGGACTTCATCCCCAGGTATGAGGGAGCGGCGACCACGGTGGGAGATCTCTCCTCCATGGCTTCAGGTCTGGATTGGACCGAACATTACACCAGCCCCTTCAGTATAACGGCAAGGGCATACTATGATGACGACTTGGGCTCCACTATTTTAGGCCAGGGAATTACTGGCACTCCCGCAAAGGAATTTGAATACCTCAGTGGAAATACCCAATTGCTGGCCATGGTCCTGGAAGCCGCTACGGGCAAACCATTGGAGCAATATTTAAGCGAGAATTTCTGGAAGCCGATGGGCTTTGAACACCCCGCCCTTTGGCAAGTTGACGATGCTGAAAACCAACTACCTAAGGCCTACTGCTGTATAGCGAGCAATGCCCGGGACTTTGCCCGCTTTGGCAAGTTGTACAAAGATTGGGGGCAGTGGAATGGAAAGACCATACTGGATTCTACCTTCGTTGCAAAAAGTATTGTACCCAGATTCCCGGAAAGCCCGGAATATGGCTATGGATTTTGGTTAAGTGATCATATGTTCAAGCAGATCTTCGTGATGAGGGGCATCTTGGGCCAGTATGTGATCACCATCCCCAAAGACGACGTAATCATCGTGCGTTTAGGTCACCAGAGAGGTGGCCGGTCTGGCCGACCTTTCAGTGACGACTTTTATGTATATCTGGAAGAAGCCTACCAGATGATGGAAGGATCGTAA
- a CDS encoding 3'-5' exonuclease, which yields MIGKINPEHVLFLDIETVPQFASYNQVDPELQDLWPQKTRYQRKDEFSAEEFYDRAGIWAEFGRIICISAGFLRNVSGDWQFRVTSYHGEEPKLLSEFKNLLDTHFSRPQHLLCAHNGKEFDFPYIARRMIIHGIELPDKLNLFGKKPWEVAHLDTMELWKFGDYKHYTSLKLMAKVLGVPSPKEDIDGSQVRDVYYENGDIDRIIEYCERDTVTVAQLFRRFRNEPCLRTTRYCGSDPFYLIFES from the coding sequence ATGATTGGCAAGATCAACCCTGAGCATGTACTATTCCTGGATATAGAGACCGTACCTCAATTTGCCTCTTACAACCAAGTAGACCCGGAATTGCAGGACCTTTGGCCGCAGAAAACCCGTTACCAAAGAAAGGATGAATTCAGCGCCGAAGAATTTTATGATCGGGCAGGTATCTGGGCAGAATTTGGCAGGATCATCTGTATCTCTGCCGGCTTTCTTAGAAATGTGAGCGGAGATTGGCAGTTCAGGGTTACCTCTTATCACGGGGAGGAACCAAAGTTACTGTCGGAATTCAAGAATCTGCTGGACACTCACTTTAGTAGACCGCAGCACTTGTTATGTGCCCACAACGGTAAGGAATTCGACTTTCCCTATATCGCCAGAAGGATGATTATACATGGGATAGAACTTCCGGACAAACTCAATCTCTTTGGCAAGAAACCTTGGGAAGTGGCTCACCTAGATACCATGGAGCTTTGGAAATTTGGGGATTATAAACATTATACTTCCCTTAAACTTATGGCCAAGGTGTTAGGTGTTCCCTCTCCCAAAGAAGATATTGACGGCAGTCAGGTCCGGGATGTATACTACGAAAATGGCGATATTGATCGCATCATCGAATACTGTGAGCGAGATACCGTCACCGTTGCTCAGCTGTTTAGAAGATTCCGAAATGAACCCTGTTTGAGGACCACCAGATACTGCGGGTCTGACCCCTTTTATCTTATCTTTGAGTCATGA
- a CDS encoding ATP-binding cassette domain-containing protein, whose protein sequence is MQRVMIAMALACKPKLLVADEPTTALDVDRSERDIHLKGFKRERYMDLGRGSWT, encoded by the coding sequence ATGCAGCGGGTGATGATCGCTATGGCACTTGCCTGTAAGCCTAAGCTCTTGGTTGCGGACGAACCCACAACCGCCCTGGATGTGGACCGTTCAGAAAGAGATATCCATCTTAAAGGGTTCAAAAGAGAACGGTATATGGATTTGGGCCGGGGGAGTTGGACCTGA